The Gemmata palustris genome includes a region encoding these proteins:
- a CDS encoding MarR family winged helix-turn-helix transcriptional regulator gives MATHTAPPQRRFDSPEQEAFLNLWRTFDRLRAMEEELFARYDLTPQQYNALRLLRAASPEALRTLDLSTRLVSRAPDTTRLLDKLAERQLIERHRPATNRREVRVGITAAGIALLEKLHEPLRECHARQLGHLSRTQLRDLTDLLRTARLPHEDADSSWR, from the coding sequence ATGGCTACTCACACCGCCCCTCCCCAGCGCCGATTCGATTCCCCCGAGCAGGAGGCGTTCCTCAACTTGTGGCGGACGTTCGACCGCCTTCGCGCGATGGAAGAGGAACTGTTCGCCCGGTACGACCTGACACCGCAACAGTACAACGCGCTGCGGTTGCTCCGGGCCGCCAGCCCGGAGGCGCTCCGCACGCTGGACCTGAGCACCCGACTCGTGTCTCGCGCCCCCGACACCACCCGCTTGCTCGACAAATTGGCCGAGCGCCAACTGATCGAGCGCCACCGCCCGGCCACGAACCGCCGCGAGGTCCGCGTCGGCATCACTGCGGCCGGGATCGCCCTCCTCGAGAAGCTCCATGAGCCCCTGCGGGAGTGTCACGCGCGACAACTCGGCCACCTGTCCCGCACACAACTTCGCGATCTGACCGACCTCCTCCGCACCGCCCGGTTGCCCCACGAGGACGCCGACAGTAGCTGGCGGTGA
- a CDS encoding NAD(P)/FAD-dependent oxidoreductase, whose translation MSSDNTPDVIVIGGGPAGSTVSTLLAQRGAKVRLYERDTFPRFHIGESLIPETYWVFKRLNMLDKMKASAFVKKYSVQFVNAQGKLSAPFYFDENKPGEQSQTWQVIRSEFDTMMLDNAREHGVDVRQPARVLEVLFEGDRAVGVKVQKEGGGSEEVRAKVVVDASGQSTMLQNKFKLRLWDPILNKGAIWTYWEGAYRDAGKDEGATVVIQTPNKQGWWWYIPQHDNTVSIGVVAPFDYLFKGRGGHEQVFNEEKDACPEVIKRLSTGQRRGGYYATKDYSYRSSQVAGDGWVLIGDAFGFLDPLYSSGVLLALKSGELAADAIADGLAAGDTSAAQLGRWGDVFNKGVDRMRRLVCEYYDGFSFGRFVKTYPHLKGKVTDLLIGDLFDDHVDEVWGPLESLYAPDKTAIPTWKDGTPPDDVNKVNELYLPEDPMR comes from the coding sequence ATGAGTTCCGATAACACCCCCGACGTCATCGTGATCGGCGGCGGACCGGCCGGCAGCACGGTCTCGACCCTGCTCGCCCAGCGGGGCGCCAAGGTCCGGCTATACGAGCGCGACACGTTCCCGCGGTTCCACATCGGCGAGTCGTTGATTCCCGAGACGTACTGGGTGTTCAAGCGCCTGAACATGCTCGACAAGATGAAGGCCAGTGCGTTCGTCAAGAAGTACAGCGTGCAGTTCGTGAACGCCCAGGGGAAGCTGTCGGCCCCGTTCTACTTCGACGAGAACAAGCCGGGCGAGCAGTCACAGACGTGGCAAGTGATCCGCAGTGAGTTCGACACCATGATGCTCGACAACGCGCGCGAGCACGGGGTCGACGTCCGCCAGCCGGCGCGCGTGCTGGAAGTGCTGTTCGAGGGCGATCGCGCGGTCGGGGTGAAGGTTCAAAAGGAGGGCGGCGGATCGGAAGAGGTCCGGGCAAAGGTGGTGGTGGACGCCAGCGGGCAGAGCACGATGCTCCAGAACAAGTTCAAGTTGCGGCTGTGGGATCCGATACTCAACAAGGGAGCCATCTGGACCTACTGGGAGGGCGCGTACCGCGACGCCGGTAAGGACGAGGGCGCGACGGTCGTGATCCAGACGCCCAACAAGCAGGGGTGGTGGTGGTACATCCCTCAGCACGATAACACGGTGAGTATTGGTGTGGTGGCCCCGTTCGACTACCTGTTCAAGGGGCGCGGGGGCCACGAACAGGTGTTCAACGAGGAGAAGGACGCCTGCCCGGAGGTCATCAAGCGGCTCTCCACGGGCCAGCGCCGCGGCGGGTACTACGCGACGAAGGATTACTCCTACCGCTCGTCGCAGGTGGCCGGCGACGGGTGGGTGCTGATCGGGGACGCCTTCGGGTTCCTCGACCCGCTGTACTCCTCCGGCGTGCTCCTGGCGCTGAAGTCGGGGGAACTGGCCGCGGACGCGATTGCAGATGGACTGGCCGCGGGTGACACCTCGGCCGCGCAGTTGGGCCGGTGGGGGGACGTGTTCAACAAGGGCGTGGACCGGATGCGCCGGCTCGTGTGCGAGTACTACGACGGGTTCAGCTTCGGGCGGTTCGTGAAGACGTACCCGCACCTGAAGGGGAAGGTGACCGACCTGCTCATCGGCGACCTGTTCGATGACCACGTGGACGAGGTTTGGGGGCCGCTGGAGTCGCTCTACGCGCCGGACAAGACGGCCATCCCGACGTGGAAAGACGGCACCCCGCCCGACGACGTTAATAAGGTGAATGAACTGTACCTGCCCGAAGACCCGATGCGGTAA
- a CDS encoding putative sulfate exporter family transporter, giving the protein MKSWFRSEDVLAVLIGVLLIGLSLATLTGANLLGWSVAVKEWADPAKALVPSSSAFAGLTGIGAFAATFVFLLGVLSAGAVFLRTSPARFAVRFAVLFVLAFLCWVAGHNAYIAANPNKLPAGVGWALGLTGEAGYLLALIGGLLIGNLFPRAGAWFKDAARSELFIKVGIVIYGAVLGAKAAEESVRATAILFRGLAAIIEAYLIYWALVYLIARKVFGFSREWAAPLASGISICGVTAAITTGAAIRARPVVPVMVSSLVVVFAVFEMLVLPKLAHVILPDEPMVAAGWMGLAVKTDGAAFSSGEITAGLYYPDEKDPARKWMALTTTTVKVFIDVFIGIWALVLSVIWSWKIDKRPGRGLPLREIWERFPKFVFGYAVTFGTFFAIGVSDPGVIGDLKRGTDQADVFRRLFFVLTFFSIGLATNVRRLWAEGLGRLALVYVVNLFGFVIWIGLAISWLFFHGVPAGGK; this is encoded by the coding sequence ATGAAATCGTGGTTCCGTTCAGAAGACGTCCTCGCTGTTCTGATCGGCGTGCTCCTCATCGGCCTCAGTCTGGCCACGCTCACCGGGGCGAACCTGCTCGGCTGGTCGGTGGCCGTGAAGGAGTGGGCCGACCCCGCGAAGGCACTCGTCCCGTCGTCTTCCGCGTTCGCGGGGCTGACCGGGATCGGCGCCTTCGCGGCCACCTTTGTGTTTCTGCTCGGCGTGCTGTCCGCCGGTGCGGTGTTCCTGCGCACCAGCCCGGCGCGCTTCGCCGTCCGGTTCGCCGTGCTGTTCGTACTCGCGTTTCTCTGTTGGGTCGCCGGGCACAACGCCTACATCGCGGCCAACCCGAACAAGCTCCCGGCGGGCGTCGGCTGGGCACTGGGCCTGACCGGAGAGGCCGGGTACCTGCTCGCGCTGATCGGCGGGTTGCTCATCGGGAACCTCTTCCCGCGCGCAGGCGCCTGGTTCAAGGACGCGGCCCGCTCGGAGCTGTTCATCAAAGTCGGTATCGTGATCTACGGTGCGGTTCTCGGGGCGAAAGCGGCCGAGGAATCGGTCCGGGCGACCGCGATCCTGTTCCGCGGGTTGGCGGCCATCATTGAGGCGTACCTCATCTACTGGGCGCTGGTGTACCTGATCGCGCGGAAGGTGTTCGGGTTCAGTCGCGAGTGGGCCGCCCCCCTCGCCTCAGGTATCTCGATTTGCGGTGTCACCGCGGCGATCACTACGGGGGCCGCGATTCGCGCCCGACCGGTGGTGCCGGTCATGGTATCGTCGCTGGTGGTCGTGTTCGCGGTCTTCGAGATGTTAGTGCTCCCGAAACTCGCACACGTGATCCTGCCCGACGAACCAATGGTTGCCGCCGGGTGGATGGGGCTGGCCGTGAAAACGGACGGCGCCGCGTTCTCCAGCGGGGAGATCACGGCCGGGCTCTATTACCCCGACGAAAAAGACCCGGCCCGGAAGTGGATGGCACTGACGACCACGACGGTGAAGGTGTTCATCGACGTGTTTATCGGGATCTGGGCACTGGTTCTGTCCGTAATCTGGTCGTGGAAGATCGACAAGCGCCCGGGCCGGGGGCTCCCGCTCCGCGAGATCTGGGAGCGGTTCCCCAAGTTCGTGTTCGGCTACGCGGTGACGTTCGGCACGTTCTTCGCCATCGGGGTATCGGACCCGGGTGTGATCGGCGACCTGAAACGCGGGACCGATCAGGCCGACGTGTTCCGCAGACTGTTCTTCGTGCTGACGTTCTTCAGCATCGGGCTGGCGACGAACGTGCGCCGACTCTGGGCCGAGGGGTTGGGGCGCCTCGCGCTGGTGTACGTGGTGAACCTGTTCGGGTTCGTGATCTGGATCGGGCTGGCGATCTCGTGGCTGTTCTTTCACGGGGTGCCGGCGGGGGGAAAGTGA
- a CDS encoding DUF1573 domain-containing protein yields MRLLVTISCILAAISVASFVYWAKGPVRAESVAAPVRRGVHFLEPDKQLGAVRLNETIHDSFTLVNDTDRTIMIGEPMKSCSCTTAELDRRELAPGERCSLKFAINAGGNRVPRRETIALVCTSAGSDAVQVFGRVYFAPKGVFEIDPTEVILTRAKPKATFVVSTASTAEQNKVIDVRSNHQCVHVDAGALPIVTLELDLNTRDEAVLEAECIITTNNPSEETIRVPVRVRK; encoded by the coding sequence ATGAGGCTACTTGTCACCATATCTTGCATTCTCGCCGCGATCTCAGTCGCTTCATTCGTCTACTGGGCCAAAGGGCCAGTTCGCGCCGAGTCGGTGGCCGCTCCCGTCCGCCGCGGAGTTCACTTTCTCGAGCCAGATAAACAATTAGGCGCCGTTCGCCTTAATGAGACGATTCACGATTCGTTTACGCTCGTCAACGATACTGACCGGACCATTATGATCGGCGAGCCGATGAAGAGTTGTTCATGCACGACCGCCGAACTGGATCGCCGGGAATTGGCTCCTGGGGAACGGTGCTCGCTGAAGTTCGCAATCAACGCCGGTGGGAACCGCGTTCCTCGGAGGGAAACCATCGCCCTCGTCTGTACAAGTGCTGGATCGGACGCGGTTCAAGTATTCGGCAGGGTGTACTTCGCACCAAAGGGCGTTTTTGAAATAGATCCGACTGAAGTGATCTTGACGCGAGCGAAGCCAAAGGCCACGTTTGTTGTTAGTACCGCTTCGACGGCGGAGCAGAATAAAGTGATTGATGTTCGATCAAATCATCAATGCGTGCATGTGGATGCTGGTGCTCTGCCGATTGTGACACTCGAACTGGATCTCAACACACGGGACGAGGCCGTACTTGAAGCGGAGTGTATTATTACCACGAATAATCCAAGTGAAGAAACGATTCGGGTGCCCGTTCGGGTTCGCAAATAG
- a CDS encoding DUF1559 family PulG-like putative transporter, with product MTELTRSLRRRGVSLVEVLVVVSILSFLFALLIPAVQRARAAATRMGCQSNLRQIALATHGYESAHGQLPPAFRHRRTDPETPNLQWPLLIAPYLELEANWRTAVDDFRRERDAIFPSPHRGLSVPLKPFSCPSDPRTAVSWEVTFVYSLARPRPALVTRSFALTSYLGNGGEVSARRDGVIIADGTVTLLHVTDGTSNTLAFGERPPPKNLMLGWLYYGWGAHANGAGELSSVMGVNDPNPFVWRVPDASCGPGPFPYQRPDLNSEADCAQFQYWSLHSGGANFAFCDGSVRVLAYRANSILAALATRAGGEVVAPD from the coding sequence ATGACGGAGCTCACCCGATCACTTCGGCGCCGAGGCGTCAGTTTGGTGGAAGTGCTGGTGGTCGTGAGCATCCTGTCGTTCCTGTTCGCCCTGCTCATACCCGCAGTGCAGCGCGCTCGGGCGGCGGCCACACGAATGGGCTGTCAGTCGAACCTCCGACAGATCGCCCTCGCGACGCACGGCTACGAGTCCGCTCACGGCCAACTGCCGCCCGCGTTCCGTCACCGGCGTACCGACCCGGAGACGCCCAACCTTCAGTGGCCGCTGCTGATCGCGCCGTACCTCGAACTCGAGGCCAACTGGCGGACGGCGGTGGACGATTTTCGGCGCGAGCGGGACGCGATATTCCCGTCGCCGCACCGCGGCCTGTCCGTGCCACTGAAACCGTTCTCCTGCCCGTCGGACCCGCGAACTGCCGTGAGCTGGGAGGTCACGTTCGTCTACTCACTCGCCCGGCCCCGCCCGGCCCTCGTCACCCGATCGTTCGCGCTCACCTCGTACCTCGGGAACGGGGGCGAGGTCAGCGCGCGGCGAGACGGCGTCATCATCGCGGACGGCACCGTAACTCTGTTACATGTAACGGACGGCACTTCCAATACGCTCGCGTTCGGCGAACGCCCGCCGCCAAAGAACTTAATGCTCGGGTGGTTGTATTACGGGTGGGGAGCACACGCGAACGGAGCGGGCGAACTCAGTTCTGTCATGGGCGTTAATGATCCGAACCCGTTTGTCTGGAGGGTACCGGACGCGAGTTGCGGTCCCGGGCCGTTCCCGTATCAACGACCGGATTTGAACTCTGAGGCCGACTGCGCCCAGTTCCAGTATTGGTCCTTGCACTCCGGGGGTGCCAACTTCGCTTTTTGCGACGGTTCCGTTCGCGTCCTCGCGTATCGGGCCAACTCGATATTGGCCGCGCTAGCCACCCGCGCCGGGGGCGAAGTGGTTGCTCCCGACTGA
- a CDS encoding DUF1549 and DUF1553 domain-containing protein — translation MPVRSLAALLVLASPLAASAAEVSFEREVLPVLTRAGCNAGACHGNLNGKGGLKLSLKGEEVTGDFAVLTRDMLARRIDPIKPDESLLLQKATAQVPHEGGARFAKSAPEYAVLRDWIARGAKFDAPGGAALTKLTVTPASQILVDPADRFQVKALAHFSDGTTRNVTSLAAFEFTAVGVAKITPVGEVVREQTGEVVLLVRYLSHVEPVRIVFLPDRPVPDTVNFPTNNAIDRLVFAQLKELRLKPAELSPDHVFLRRAFLDALGVLPTPAETRAFLDDTDPKKRAKLIDSLLARPEFAEYWAQKWSDLLRNEEKSLDKKGVAVFYRWIAAQLAADRPLNEFARDIIAARGSTYANPPANFWRAVRDPLMRSESVAQVFLGIRIGCARCHNHPFDRWTIDDYYGFGALFARIDYRILENNKKDNLDKHEFVGEQIVWQNRTSEMPNPRTKLSAKPRFLGASTPEMGESADRLAAVADWIAAPSNPFFAKAQVNRIWLHLMGRGLVDPNDDFRATNPPTNPELLAWLAEDFAKGGFRLKRTVKTIMLSHTYQLSATVRDSTTMGDDLHNSHATVMPLEAEQLLDALAQVTGVPVQFKGYPLGMRANQIPAPPQSGRRGFEGMSERFLKVFGKPDRLLTCECERNDDPGLLQAFQLITGELMNTLVRDSNNRLGKMLSAGKTDAEMLDEFYLAALCRSPTSTEAKKLLAYLAAAKDRRAAWEDVLWALLNSKEFLLRR, via the coding sequence ATGCCCGTCCGGTCTCTCGCCGCGCTACTGGTGCTCGCCTCACCCCTCGCTGCGTCTGCTGCCGAAGTGTCGTTCGAGCGCGAAGTGCTCCCCGTGCTCACGCGGGCCGGGTGCAACGCGGGCGCGTGCCACGGCAACCTCAACGGCAAGGGCGGGCTGAAGCTCTCGCTCAAGGGCGAAGAGGTGACCGGAGACTTCGCCGTTCTCACGCGCGACATGCTCGCACGACGAATCGACCCCATTAAGCCCGACGAGAGTCTTCTTCTCCAAAAGGCCACCGCACAGGTGCCGCACGAAGGCGGGGCGCGCTTCGCGAAGAGCGCTCCCGAGTACGCGGTCCTTCGCGATTGGATCGCGCGCGGCGCCAAGTTCGATGCGCCGGGCGGGGCCGCTCTCACCAAACTCACGGTCACCCCCGCGAGTCAAATCCTGGTGGACCCGGCCGATCGCTTTCAGGTCAAAGCGCTCGCACATTTCTCCGACGGCACCACGCGCAACGTCACTTCGCTCGCCGCGTTCGAGTTCACCGCAGTTGGTGTCGCGAAGATCACGCCCGTGGGCGAAGTGGTCCGCGAACAAACTGGCGAGGTCGTGCTGCTCGTGCGGTACCTCTCGCACGTCGAACCGGTCCGCATCGTCTTCCTGCCGGACCGCCCGGTTCCCGACACGGTCAACTTCCCCACGAATAACGCGATCGACCGATTGGTGTTCGCGCAGTTGAAAGAGTTGCGTCTGAAGCCGGCGGAATTGTCCCCCGACCACGTTTTCTTGCGTCGGGCGTTTCTTGATGCACTCGGCGTTCTGCCCACGCCCGCCGAAACGCGCGCGTTTCTTGATGACACCGATCCGAAGAAGCGCGCGAAACTGATCGATTCCCTCCTCGCGCGCCCCGAGTTCGCCGAGTATTGGGCACAGAAGTGGTCGGACCTTTTGCGCAACGAAGAGAAGTCGCTCGACAAGAAGGGCGTCGCGGTGTTCTACCGGTGGATCGCGGCCCAACTCGCCGCGGACCGGCCCCTCAACGAATTCGCACGCGACATCATCGCCGCCCGCGGAAGCACTTATGCGAATCCGCCCGCGAACTTCTGGCGCGCGGTCCGCGACCCGTTGATGCGTTCGGAATCCGTTGCGCAAGTGTTCCTCGGCATCCGTATCGGCTGCGCGCGGTGCCACAACCACCCGTTCGACCGGTGGACGATTGATGATTACTACGGCTTCGGGGCGCTGTTCGCCCGCATCGATTACCGCATTTTAGAGAACAACAAGAAGGACAATCTGGACAAGCACGAGTTCGTGGGCGAGCAGATCGTGTGGCAGAACCGCACGTCGGAGATGCCGAACCCGCGCACGAAGCTGTCCGCGAAACCGCGCTTCTTGGGCGCCTCCACACCGGAAATGGGTGAAAGCGCCGACCGGCTCGCCGCCGTCGCGGACTGGATCGCGGCGCCGAGTAACCCGTTCTTCGCAAAGGCGCAGGTGAACCGGATCTGGTTGCACCTGATGGGGCGCGGACTGGTCGACCCGAACGACGACTTCCGCGCGACCAACCCGCCGACGAACCCGGAGTTACTCGCTTGGCTCGCGGAAGACTTTGCCAAAGGCGGATTCCGCCTCAAGCGCACCGTGAAGACGATCATGCTGAGCCACACCTACCAACTGAGTGCGACGGTGCGCGACAGTACCACGATGGGTGACGACCTCCACAACTCGCACGCGACCGTAATGCCGCTGGAAGCGGAGCAATTGCTCGACGCCCTCGCACAAGTGACCGGCGTGCCGGTGCAGTTTAAGGGGTACCCGCTCGGGATGCGTGCGAACCAGATCCCGGCCCCGCCCCAATCCGGCCGGCGCGGGTTTGAAGGCATGAGCGAGCGCTTCCTGAAGGTATTCGGGAAACCCGACCGCCTGCTCACCTGCGAGTGCGAACGCAACGACGACCCGGGCTTGCTCCAGGCGTTCCAGCTCATTACGGGTGAGTTGATGAACACGCTGGTGCGAGATTCCAACAACCGGCTCGGCAAGATGCTCTCCGCCGGTAAAACGGACGCGGAGATGCTCGACGAGTTCTACCTCGCCGCGCTGTGCCGGTCACCAACTTCGACCGAAGCGAAGAAACTGCTCGCGTACCTCGCGGCCGCGAAGGATCGCCGCGCCGCGTGGGAAGACGTGCTCTGGGCGCTGCTGAATAGCAAGGAATTCTTGCTGAGACGATAG